One Aquipuribacter sp. SD81 DNA segment encodes these proteins:
- a CDS encoding Ppx/GppA phosphatase family protein — protein sequence MTRVAAVDCGTNSIRLLVTDLDPGAGTQADVTRLMRVVRLGEGVDATGRLSDAALARTFAAVDEYAGLLRDLGAQHVRFVATSASRDASNADVFVAGVRERLGVEPEVVPGEEEAALSFTGAVRELASSQAGPWCVVDIGGGSTEVVVGDRLPGPTGEGLRSRSVDVGCVRLTERHLHGDPPTREQVEAARADVEAALDAVEEVVDLRGVRALVGLAGSVTTVTAEALGLRGYDSARIHGAELPVPVVLDAAERLLVADRDARAARGFMHPGRVDVIGAGALVWQQVLRRVAARSGVATARASEHDILDGVAWSLLDRR from the coding sequence GTGACCCGCGTGGCCGCCGTCGACTGCGGCACCAACTCGATCCGGCTCCTCGTCACCGACCTCGACCCCGGGGCCGGCACCCAGGCCGACGTGACCCGCCTCATGCGCGTCGTGCGGCTCGGCGAGGGTGTCGACGCGACGGGCCGGCTGTCCGACGCGGCGCTCGCACGCACCTTCGCCGCCGTCGACGAGTACGCCGGTCTCCTGCGCGACCTCGGGGCGCAGCACGTCCGGTTCGTGGCGACCAGCGCGTCGCGCGACGCGTCGAACGCCGACGTGTTCGTCGCGGGCGTGCGGGAGCGCCTCGGCGTGGAGCCGGAGGTGGTGCCGGGGGAGGAGGAAGCGGCCCTGTCGTTCACCGGCGCCGTCCGGGAGCTGGCGTCGTCGCAGGCCGGGCCGTGGTGCGTCGTCGACATCGGCGGCGGGTCGACGGAGGTCGTCGTCGGCGACCGGCTCCCCGGCCCGACGGGGGAGGGGCTGCGCTCCCGCTCCGTCGACGTCGGCTGCGTCCGGCTCACCGAGCGGCACCTGCACGGCGACCCGCCCACGCGCGAGCAGGTCGAGGCGGCCCGGGCCGACGTGGAGGCGGCCCTCGACGCGGTCGAGGAGGTCGTCGACCTCAGAGGCGTGCGGGCGCTCGTCGGGCTGGCCGGCTCCGTCACCACGGTGACCGCGGAGGCGCTGGGCCTGCGCGGGTACGACTCCGCCCGCATCCACGGCGCGGAGCTGCCGGTCCCCGTCGTGCTCGACGCCGCGGAGCGGCTGCTCGTCGCCGACCGTGACGCCCGCGCCGCGCGCGGCTTCATGCACCCCGGCCGGGTCGACGTCATCGGTGCGGGCGCGCTCGTGTGGCAGCAGGTGCTGCGGCGCGTCGCCGCGCGCAGCGGGGTGGCGACCGCCCGCGCGAGCGAGCACGACATCCTCGACGGGGTCGCGTGGAGCCTCCTCGACCGGCGCTGA
- a CDS encoding uracil-DNA glycosylase: protein MTARSEPAEAGGVLPRPDAADLASLGRQMAGCRACPRLVTWREHVAVTRRAAFADQDYWGRPVPGFGDPAARLLVLGLAPAAHGANRTGRVFTGDRSGDFLFAALHRTGWANQPTSVSPDDGLRLDDAWVSAAVRCAPPGNAPTPAERDTCAPWLDAEVRLLTPRLRAVLVLGGFGWQQGLGTFARLGWRVPRPRPRFSHGATAVLPPGPDAPAGAAPLVLLGSYHVSQQNTFTGRLTEAMLDDVLVAARAACEDGPADPGGGTNRAIRA from the coding sequence GTGACGGCCCGCTCCGAGCCCGCCGAGGCGGGCGGCGTCCTGCCGCGGCCCGACGCCGCCGACCTGGCGTCGCTGGGCCGGCAGATGGCCGGTTGCCGGGCCTGCCCCCGCCTGGTGACGTGGCGGGAGCACGTCGCCGTGACGAGGCGCGCCGCCTTCGCCGACCAGGACTACTGGGGACGGCCCGTGCCGGGGTTCGGCGACCCGGCCGCGCGGCTGCTCGTGCTGGGGCTCGCGCCCGCCGCCCACGGCGCGAACCGGACGGGCCGCGTCTTCACCGGCGACCGCTCGGGCGACTTCCTGTTCGCGGCGCTGCACCGCACGGGCTGGGCGAACCAGCCCACGAGCGTGTCCCCCGACGACGGCCTGCGCCTCGACGACGCGTGGGTGAGCGCAGCGGTGCGCTGCGCCCCGCCGGGCAACGCCCCCACGCCGGCCGAGCGCGACACGTGCGCGCCGTGGCTGGACGCGGAGGTCCGCCTGCTCACCCCGCGGCTGCGCGCGGTGCTCGTGCTCGGCGGGTTCGGCTGGCAGCAGGGGCTCGGCACCTTCGCCCGGCTGGGCTGGCGCGTGCCGCGACCGCGCCCGCGCTTCTCCCACGGGGCCACGGCGGTGCTGCCCCCGGGCCCGGACGCCCCCGCCGGCGCCGCCCCGCTCGTGCTGCTCGGCAGCTACCACGTGAGCCAGCAGAACACCTTCACCGGCCGTCTCACCGAGGCGATGCTCGACGACGTCCTCGTCGCCGCCCGCGCCGCGTGCGAGGACGGCCCGGCCGACCCGGGCGGGGGGACGAACCGCGCCATCCGCGCGTAG